CTTTACACAGTGATACTTTGTATCATAGTGATATAGATATTTACCCACCCTTTGTCAAATTCTTTTTGAGAAAACTAAGAGAATAGATCATCCATCTTATTATATAACAATAAAGAAAACATAATGACATAAAATAAGAaactaaaaaattaataaaatatcatcataaataaAACTTAAATCCTCTTAAACCTAAATATATAAAATACATAAATCTTTAACTTCAAACTAAAAACAACTCAGTTTCTAAACATAATCAAGGAAtacatattttaaattaattattttctaaaaCAGAATGTATCTAATGCAATTAAAAAATGTGAAGAGATAGAGTACGACAGAGAGAAGAGCACAACTTGGCTGACAGAGCTAGTGTAGTATAGAGCATCTGAACATAAGCCTTAAAGAAACCTAGTGCCTTTTCCTGTAAAtagttcaaattcaaattttcgtTGGTCGTTGCGGCTAAAACTTAACTCTAAAGATTGTTGTCTTGGAAGGGGCTTACTTCACACTGCAACTGAAAGAGATGTTAACTTTTATCACAATTGTAGACATTTCCGTGGATTTAGAAAATAGCAAATGTTATGTCGAAGTAATAGCAATATTTTTGCAACAGTGAATACTGCTCACTAACTGACCAGGCAGCATTTCGAAAGAGAAAATCAGCAATGTATTATATATAAGCCTCTGCAACACGTTGAGACAGTTCTATGGGAAAGAAATGAATTCATGGTCTGCGGATCAAAATAAGATATATTATTTTAGACTTCATTTCCAATTACATTGATAAAATATCTTTGCATCCTGTGATAGATTACAACTCAGTATAAACTAGACTATAAAAAAAAGTCATTTATTATTTCCAGCTAGAAATACCGTAGCATAGTACAATACATTAGCTTAGAAATTTTCAACACATTACAACTAACACCATTATAAACTCAACAACAAACTTAGTACATAGAGCAGACTATCATATATTATAAACTCAACAACAAACTTAGTGCATATAGCAGACTATCATATGTAGCAGGCAGATAGAGGTTTTCAGCGCTCACAAAGATAAGCCACAAGAGCATCCAGCCAAGCAAAGAATCTGTACTTCCATTCTATGTGAAAGCACAACACTGCAATTACAGTAGCAAATCCCACTCCGTAACATAATCCCACTGAAACTGCCCACCATCGATCCATTTCATCTGCATCTCCAGCAACTGTACCATTCAACTCTACCTGGTTGCCTCTTTCTCCAAACCCAGAGGTCTGTGTTCTATTTTCAAGGGGAGGCCCCCGAAGTTGAGGGTTCCCTAAAAATGAAGAAGCTTCGAAGTTTGAAAACTGGTTCCCCTGTGGTATTAATCCATCGAACATGTTGTCTGAAAGATTTAAAACAGAAAGGAACGTGAGACTTACAAGGTCCTGTGGAATCTTTCCTGAAAGCCTGTTTTCTGAAAGATCCAGAGACTCTAGATTAACCATCTGACCCATGGATTCTGGAATTGAGCCACTCATATTATTATTTGAAAGGTTGAGAGCAACTAGACCCCGGAGAAGTCCCATTTTCTGAGGAATGCTACCCTGGAGCTTGTTATGTGACAGGTCCATGACTTTCAATGCCCTCCAGATTTTTGGATATGGACGTGCCGTTCCTTTGATCCAGGGCGTTATTTGATCCATAATTAATATATCTTTATAGATGTATGTATTGACTTCAGTCCAAATAGCAGTACTTGCCTCAAAACTTTTCATTTCAAAATTCTGTGATTGATTTACCATAGCAAGCAGCATTTCTAAACTTTCAGGGACAGTACCCGATATATTGTTATGAGATAAATCTAAGACCTGGAGATTCTGTAGCTCAAACAACTGCTGTGGAATACTACCTGCAAGATTATTATTAGTCAAACTGAGAATTTGTAAACGTCTCATCATTCCAATCCAAAGTGGGATGCTCCCCTGAAACCTGTTATTTCCTATGTCGAATACTTCAAtatttgcacaatttgcaatagATGGAGGAATAACACCTTGCAAATTGTTTCCATTGAGGTTTAATGTCTGAAGTAGAGTCAAATTTCCCAGCTCCACTGGCATCTCACCATTGAAATTATTTCGAGCCAAATTTAAGAATTTAAGATACGAACATCTCCCCAAATTTGCAGAAATCGAACCCGTTAGCCTGTTGTCCGACAAATCCAAAATCTTCAATCCATTTCCAGGTGTACATATTAAATCCGGAATACCTCCAATCAGATTATTCGCTGACAAGGACAGAGTGTACCATGGAATCAGTGTAGTAGGAATAGAGCCATTGAACATGTTATGTGACAAATCCAATATGAATCCATAAAATGAAAGAGCTGAAATGGGGCCTTGAAAGCTATTATTATGCAAGTCCACAAAATCAAAATTACTGTAATTGAGTTGGGGCAGAAAGCCTCCCAGTTGGTTATTTGAAAGATTCAGCATCTTAAGATTGGTAAGATCCCGCAGCCAAGTAGGAACATCACCCCGAATTCTGTTATCTGACAGGTCC
This genomic stretch from Cryptomeria japonica chromosome 8, Sugi_1.0, whole genome shotgun sequence harbors:
- the LOC131075535 gene encoding receptor-like protein 12, with the translated sequence MSPISFYISSSFALAIAMMIDFPYTSGCKDDERSYLLDFKGGINDIFGRLGSWGGYNCCEWEGIVCDYQTNHVIKLDLRNPYHEGDDRGYQVNRELKGEIHLSLFNLQHLQHLDLSWNNFQGISIPPQLGRLKRLTFLSLAYARFGGEIPLELGNLTGLQHLDLSTYRNNKKWRLKSSRFGEWIRSLRKLEYLAMKKVNLGNASHNWGGSLSTLSNLSQIYLSDCGLLGSIPPLLNLTRLSHLHLRYNSFPFPVPAWFQNVSSMVSLDLHVCGLIGSIPSNFLYEASSLSNLLLGGNGLQGVIPPLFANFSKIQKLDLGSNFLNGEIPPFGSPAGLQSSLSSIDLSFNHLKGRIPYSLGRLSSLEYLDLMKNQLNGDIPTTLGQLSVLSCLKLDYNQLSGAILNSFSELARLKVLSLSSNNLTGGVSISMFQNLSQLSILMLSNNQLTIDIPSSWAPQFLHLKHLGLSSCNIEGNFPASLSTQYSLEDLDLSDNRIRGDVPTWLRDLTNLKMLNLSNNQLGGFLPQLNYSNFDFVDLHNNSFQGPISALSFYGFILDLSHNMFNGSIPTTLIPWYTLSLSANNLIGGIPDLICTPGNGLKILDLSDNRLTGSISANLGRCSYLKFLNLARNNFNGEMPVELGNLTLLQTLNLNGNNLQGVIPPSIANCANIEVFDIGNNRFQGSIPLWIGMMRRLQILSLTNNNLAGSIPQQLFELQNLQVLDLSHNNISGTVPESLEMLLAMVNQSQNFEMKSFEASTAIWTEVNTYIYKDILIMDQITPWIKGTARPYPKIWRALKVMDLSHNKLQGSIPQKMGLLRGLVALNLSNNNMSGSIPESMGQMVNLESLDLSENRLSGKIPQDLVSLTFLSVLNLSDNMFDGLIPQGNQFSNFEASSFLGNPQLRGPPLENRTQTSGFGERGNQVELNGTVAGDADEMDRWWAVSVGLCYGVGFATVIAVLCFHIEWKYRFFAWLDALVAYLCER